The window GCTTGTCTTAATGGTACGGTAAACTTACGACAAAAATTAGCTAACTCTTTACCGGTGTTTGTGTCAGCAACTTCAACACGTAGAGAGCCAAATTTGATAGCACATCCGTCAAGCGTTTCTAATATAGGAGTAATTCGATCTTTCACCGGTAAATCAGTCAGTAATGAGCCAGCAACAAACATCTGTCTTGCAAAGATTAAGGTTCGAAAATTAAGCAAAGTAATAAGCTTCTCTGCTTCACCTTCCTGATAACACTCAAACTCAACATAACCATTTTGGTCTTTAACTTTTGCAAAACCAAAAATAGAGAGTTCAGCTGCTTTATCTGTAATTTCTGCTGCACACTCTTTTTCAAAACCAGAACGACAATATAGGATAATACGATTAAATTTTTGCATTTACTGTATGATATATAGGTTATAAAAACTAGACTAAGTATATAGGATAAACCTATATACTTAAATAGGTGAAATTAAATTGCAACCGGAGCTTTGATTGGAGTATGAGGATCATACCCTTCAATCTCAAAATCTTCAAAAACATAATCAAAAATTGTTGGAGGTTTGCGTTTTATAACTAATTTAGGTAGTTTTTTAGGTTCACGGCTTAGTTGTAAATGAGTCTGTTCCATATGGTTAGAATATAAGTGAGTATCTCCACCAGTCCAGACAAAATCGCCAACCTCTAAATCACACTGTTGTGCAATCATGTGTACTAGCAGAGAGTAGCTCGCAATATTAAAAGGTAGCCCCAAAAAGACATCACAAGAACGTTGATAAAGTTGACAAGATAATTTACCTTCGGCCACATAAAATTGGAAAAAAGCATGACAAGGTGCTAATGCCATTTGCTCTAACTCACCAACATTCCAAGCAGATACAATCATTCTACGAGAATCAGGATCTTTTTTAATCTGTTCAATTAATTGACTGATTTGGTCAATTTGTCGCCCATCAGCAGCGCCCCAAGCACGCCATTGTTTACCGTAAACGGGACCTAAATCACCATTCTCATCCGCCCATTCATCCCAAATTGATACTTTATTATCTTTCAAATATTGAATATTCGTATCACCTTTCAAAAACCAAAGTAATTCATGAATAATCGATCTTAAATGACATTTTTTAGTGGTAACTAACGGAAAACCATCTTGTAGATTAAAACGCATTTGATGACCAAAAATAGACAATGTTCCAGTACCCGTACGATCTGACTTTGATTTACCTTCATCTAAAATTTTCTGCATAAGTGCTAAATACTGTTTCATTACATAATCCTATAAAAACATGTTAAAAATGGATACTACCAATACGAATTTTTAAACCATTTGGCAATTTATAAGCATAATAAAGAAATATTGCTCCGAATATAATCATTGGTAAACAGAGAATTTGCCCCATGCTAATAAAATTAAAAAATAAACCAAGTTGCTCGTCAGGTTGTCTAAAAAACTCAATGATAAAACGGAATATACCATATAGTAGTAAGAATAGCCCAGATACACTACCAACAGGTCTAGGCTTTCGAATAAACAAATTTAATATAATAAATAAGATAATCCCTTCAAACAACATTTCATAAAGTTGAGAAGGATGACGAGGTAATAGATTACCACACTCAGTAAATAAATTTAGCCACTCAGGATGTGAATTAACGAAAGCTTGATCGGCAGCGCCTGAAGTTGGGAATAACATACCAATTGATGAATCAGTTACTCTTCCCCACAGTTCACCATTGATAAAATTACCTAAACGTCCAAACATTAAACCAATCGGTATGAGTGGCGCTACAAAATCAGATACTTGAAAAAATGTTTTGTGGTTTTTTAGGGAGAAAATAGCAATAACAATTAATGCCCCAATTAATCCGCCATGAAAAGACATTCCGCCTTCCCATACTCTGAACAAAACCATTGGATCACTAATAAAGGTTTTAAGATTATAGAAAAAAGTATAACCTAAACGTCCACCAATAAATAAGCCTAAAAATCCCCAAAAAAGTAAATTTTCGACTTGAGCTTTAGTCCAACCACTGTTTGGTTTTTTAATCCTTCGATTAGCTAAAAATAGAGCTCCTAACACCCCAAATAGATACATGGCACCATACCAATGTAATGATATTGGCCCTAACGAAAATAAAATTGGATCGATATTAGGAAAAATCAGATATTGTTTCATTTTTTTACACGCTGCTTGTTTTTACGCTTATGAGCAAAAAAGCTAAACCGCTTTTTAGCCCCTTGCTTATTAGCGGATATCGTTGTTTCACCATATGGTGAAGGTGACAATTCCTTCTCATTCTGTAAAGAAAATACGATAGAAGAAAACTCTTTCATAGCCTTACGATAAACATCTCGTTTAAAAGTAATGACTTGCCGAACAGGGTACCAATAACTAACCCACTTCCAGTCATCAAACTCAGGAGATGACGTCAAAGATAGATTAATAAAAGACACATCAGATATCAATTCTAATAAAAACCACTTCTGCTTTTGTCCAATACAGACAGGTTCATTCTCCCAACGCACCATTCGCTTTGGAAGCTTATAACGTAACCAACCATTCGTTACAGAAAGAATTTTGACATCTTTAGGTAATAATCCGACTTCTTCATTTAACTCTCTAAACATTGCTTGTTCAGGAGTTTCATTATTATTAATTCCGCCCTGAGGAAACTGCCATGAATTTTGACCGAAACGACGTGCCCACAGAAGTTGCCCGTGTCGGTTGCAAATAATAATTCCCACATTTGGACGGTAGCCATCATTATCGATCACTGACTACCTCAAAAAAACTTTCACTTATTACAGATTGTTACATATAACGTAATGAAGGTAAACAAATTGATAAAGAAAAATTGACTTAATGACTAATAATCCAATTTAAATAATATAAAATAAAAATTTCTCTAAAAAAAGCTAATAGTTTTAGTCAACTAATCGTAAGTACTTTTGAATGATTGGAAATAATGAAAATTAAATAGGGAGGGTTAGCGAAATTTCTTGAATTTTTGGCAAGAAAAAAACCCGAACGTAGTCGGGTTTCTGTTTTATTTAATAGTCTGGCGGTGACCTACTCTCACATGGGGGGACCCCACACTACCATCGGCTTCACGGCGTTTCACTTCTGAGTTCGGCATGGATCAGGTGGGTCCACCGCAACATCGCCGCCAGACATAACTCTGTCTCGCTTTCTAACAACTAGAACAAGCTTTTTCTCTCAACTCGCGATTTTAAATCCAAAACAACTCTAAGTTGTAAGGTTAAGACTCTCGGTTCATTAGTATCAGTTAGCTCAATGTATCGCTACACTTACACACCTGACCTATCTACGTCCTAGTCTCGAACGGACCTTACAAACATATAGTCTGGGAAAACTCATCTCAAGGCTAGTTTCGTGCTTAGATGCTTTCAGCACTTATCTATTCCGCACGTAGCTACCGGGCAATGCAATTGGCATCACAACCCGAACACCAGCGGTGCGTTCACTTCGGTCCTCTCGTACTAGAAGCAAACCCTCTCAATTTTCCTACGCCCATGGCAGATAGGGACCGAACTGTCTCACGACGTTCTAAACCCAGCTCGCGTACCACTTTAAACGGCGAACAGCCGTACCCTTGGGACCTACTTCAGCCCCAGGATGTGATGAGCCGACATCGAGGTGCCAAACACCGCCGTCGATATGAACTCTTGGGCGGTATCAGCCTGTTATCCCCGGAGTACCTTTTATCCGTTGAGCGATGGCCCTTCCATTCAGAACCACCGGATCACTATGACCTACTTTCGTACCTGCTCGAGCCGTCACTCTCGCAGTCAAGCTAGCTTATGCCATTGCACTAACCTCCTGATGTCCGACCAGGATTAGCTAACCTTCGTGCTCCTCCGTTACTCTTTGGGAGGAGACCGCCCCAGTCAAACTACCCACCAGACAGTGTCCGCAAGCCCGATTCAGGGCCCTACGTTAGAACATCAAACATTAAAGGGTGGTATTTCAAGGTCGACTCCATGCAAACTAGCGTCCACACTTCTTCGTCTCCCACCTATCCTACACATTAAGGCTCAATGTTCACTGTCAAGCTATAGTAAAGGTTCACGGGGTCTTTCCGTCTTGCCACGGGTACACCGCATCTTCACGGCAAATTCAATTTCACTGAGTCTCGGGTGGAGACAGCCTGGCCATCATTACGCCATTCGTGCAGGTCGGAACTTACCCGACAAGGAATTTCGCTACCTTAGGACCGTTATAGTTACGGCCGCCGTTTACTGGGGCTTCGATCAAGAGCTTCTCCTTACGGATAACCCCATCAATTAACCTTCCAGCACCGGGCAGGCGTCACACCGTATACGTCCACTTTCGTGTTTGCACAGTGCTGTGTTTTTATTAAACAGTTGCAGCCAGCTGGTATCTTCGACTGACTTCACCTACGTCCGCGTGGGATTTCAATTACCATCAGCGTGCCTTCTCCCGAAGTTACGGCACCATTTTGCCTAGTTCCTTCACCCGAGTTCTCTCAAGCGCCTGAGTATTCTCTACCTGACCACCTGTGTCGGTTTCGGGTACGATTGCATGTAACCTGAAGCTTAGAGGCTTTTCCTGGAAGCAGGGCATCAATTACTTCAGCACCTTAGTGCCTCGTCATCGCATCTCAGAGTTTTAGTGACCGGATTTGCCTAATCACACCCCTACTTGCTTAACCCGGGCTCCTTGCGGACCTATCCCGGTAAACCTA is drawn from Orbaceae bacterium BiB and contains these coding sequences:
- the thyA gene encoding thymidylate synthase, whose translation is MKQYLALMQKILDEGKSKSDRTGTGTLSIFGHQMRFNLQDGFPLVTTKKCHLRSIIHELLWFLKGDTNIQYLKDNKVSIWDEWADENGDLGPVYGKQWRAWGAADGRQIDQISQLIEQIKKDPDSRRMIVSAWNVGELEQMALAPCHAFFQFYVAEGKLSCQLYQRSCDVFLGLPFNIASYSLLVHMIAQQCDLEVGDFVWTGGDTHLYSNHMEQTHLQLSREPKKLPKLVIKRKPPTIFDYVFEDFEIEGYDPHTPIKAPVAI
- the rppH gene encoding RNA pyrophosphohydrolase yields the protein MIDNDGYRPNVGIIICNRHGQLLWARRFGQNSWQFPQGGINNNETPEQAMFRELNEEVGLLPKDVKILSVTNGWLRYKLPKRMVRWENEPVCIGQKQKWFLLELISDVSFINLSLTSSPEFDDWKWVSYWYPVRQVITFKRDVYRKAMKEFSSIVFSLQNEKELSPSPYGETTISANKQGAKKRFSFFAHKRKNKQRVKK
- the lgt gene encoding prolipoprotein diacylglyceryl transferase; translated protein: MKQYLIFPNIDPILFSLGPISLHWYGAMYLFGVLGALFLANRRIKKPNSGWTKAQVENLLFWGFLGLFIGGRLGYTFFYNLKTFISDPMVLFRVWEGGMSFHGGLIGALIVIAIFSLKNHKTFFQVSDFVAPLIPIGLMFGRLGNFINGELWGRVTDSSIGMLFPTSGAADQAFVNSHPEWLNLFTECGNLLPRHPSQLYEMLFEGIILFIILNLFIRKPRPVGSVSGLFLLLYGIFRFIIEFFRQPDEQLGLFFNFISMGQILCLPMIIFGAIFLYYAYKLPNGLKIRIGSIHF